GTTACGCGACAGCGATGTCATCGTGATTGCCCCTAACCAATGGGCGCGGTGCGTATCGTTTAGCGTATCGGTCGATATGGAGCAACAAGATGGCTAAGCTCAAATACGCCTTGATTATCGCCCAAGACCCGCGCTTTACACGCTTGGCCAATCTCAGTCTTGGCTATCGCAAGCTTGCCTTAACCAAGCTCATGCCTCGTTTACTCGAACAAGTGGATAACAACCACCTTGAGCTGCTGGCGGAGAGCCGCAGTATGGTTGGTTCGGACGGCTACTGGCTGGCCAAAGACAATAAAACACGGCGCAAGCTGATTAAAGATGCCGTGTTTTTACACCGCCGAAAAGGCACACCCTGGGCGGTGCGTGAAATCTGCCGCCGTTTAGGTTTTGGCGAAATCAAGCTGATTGAGGGATTGGGTGGCCAAATCTACGACGGCAGTATTAATCACAAAGGTATTTATATGTATGGCGACCACCGTTTGTGGGCGCATTACTCAATTATTTTCAACCGACCGATTACCAATACGGAAGCGAGCCTGTTGCGGGAAACCCTACCGGCCTTCGCACCTGCCCGCTGTGTATTGGTGCGTTTGGATTATCAAGATACACCGCTGTATTACAACGGCAAAGTCGATTTTGACGGCGATTACAATTTCGGAGTGGCTTAAATGGCAACGATCCAAGAAGACAAAGTGACACCTGAGTGGGTGGATGATTTATATCAAATTGAGATGACCGACCCTGTTACAGGTGGTTCGGATGGCGTGGCGAACCGTCAAGCTAAGCAACTTGGCCAGCGGACGCAGTGGTTAAAAAAAGCTTATGAAAACGCCGCCGCGGAACTTGTTGAGTTATCGAGTAAAAGAGGTACGCTGGAAAATTTTGGCCTTGTCCAGTTGGTTAGTCAATTGACATTGAATGATGAATCGAATGCTGTTACGCCTAAGGGGGTTTTAGATGCAATTTCTGCCGCCAGCGTGAGCGTGGCAAGTATTGCTGAATTAAGAAAGTATGCTGGAATCGAAGGCTATGTTGCGGTTAATGGCTATTATAAGCATAAGCCTGGTCTTGGCGGCGGTATTTTTGTGGCCGACTATCTAGATAACACCAGCCGAGATGATGGTGGATTAGTTATCGTCGCCGAAAATGGTACTAGATGGAAACGTCAGATTGAGGGCAATACGTTATCTTTAGCAGATTTTGGTGCTTATCCGGGAGTCGAGTGCGGCGCGCAAATCCAAGGCGCGTTTGATTTGTGCGCGGGTCGTTACATGTTAACGGCGGAGGCAGGCACTTACCTGACCGCGCAAGAATTACGCACTCCGACAGGACTGATTTTTCAGGGCGCAGGCATGTATAAAACAATATTAAAGGCAGATGCAAAGCTGCCTGCGATTGCGAATTTGATTACAAATAAATCAAACAATTACGCAGTGAGAACAGGCTATGATTTTGACATCCACTTGAGCCATTTTTCTGTCGATGCCGATTGGCGCGGCCGCTATGCGATTGGTACGGCCATTAACAATCAAGCCTGCGGCATTAAATTTTCGGCGGTGCGATTATCTAGTTTGACTAATATTCGCTCTATCAACGCGGCGTTACATTGTTTTGATATTTGTGCCGACCAGTACTTGGACAATGGAGACGTGACCGCCAACGCGGTCAACCAGTCCGAATATATTACCGTCAAAGGCTGCGTCGCGGCCAATCCTTATCGTGATGACGCATTTACCACTCATAACAGCCGACATATCACGTTTGAGGATTGCGTGGCCTTGTTCGACGGATCGGTCTCCCCGTTGGGCAATACTCAACAAGGGTTTGAGGCGGATGAGGGGAGCTCACATATTGTTTTCCGTCGCTGCTTGGCTAAAGGTTATCACTGTGGTTATCAAAGCAAAGGCCATGCTACAACCAAGCCGGCCGAATCAATCACTTTTGATAATTGCACAGCCGAAAACTGCGCCTACGGCGGCATGGCAAGTGTAGGCCATAACCCGACCGGTAAGAGCGGGTATGCTCCTCAATCTGTAGTTTTCCGCGATTTTATTGTCAAAAGCCCGACCGGTAATAGCCACCTGCCGAATCCGGTTGCGTTACTCATTTATGGTGCAGACGGCGTGGTTGTTGATGGTATTACTGTAGATGGCTCGGCAAATATTGTGATTGAGCAAGGTGCTGGCAAGACGAATTTAAAAAACGCTGTTTTTAAATCCAAGCTGAACAATAGTTATCAGGGCGCAATCGAGATAAGAAATACAGTAACAGCCGCGTGCATGGTTAGTATCGATAATTTAGTCGTCTCAGCCGCCCAAGAAATCCCTGCGATTTTCAAAGATTCTTCGGCTGCTCGATTGGTTGTTGATACAGCATTTATTGCTAATGTTAATAACAACGAGGCCACGGCAATCCGCATGAAACGCCAAGCCCGCGACCGAATCACCGGCGTTTGGTCAGGGTGTAAATACACTATCGATTTGATGGATGAGGGTTATAAATTAACGGGTGATGTGCAGCTGGACGCCTATAAACGCATTTATTTAGCGGGCAATCCTGTTGTCAGTGAGCCTTTTATTAAAGCACCTATCGGCACGGTCTGTACGTCGCAATGGGGTGAAGAGTGGGTACAACGCGGCACTGATGGTAATAACCCTAATTGGGTTAAGACGGTTAATTAAGGGAGGGTATGATGTATTTAATTTTTAATTCGGCAGGCCATCTCGAGCAAATTCGAGCCGACCAGCCAGTCAAGTTAAGTCCAGGTTTTTTTCTTCTGGAGGCAGATATTCCCAAGGGTTACGCATGGTCTGATGGCAAAGTTATTTATGATATGGATAGCCCCCCGCCAAATTTAAATTACCAAGTTGTTGATGGCCAATGGGCGATAAATACAGTTGGCGCCACTGCTATGCTTGAGTCTTTTAAATCTGACAAAATTGTTGTCTTAAATGCCGCTGCTCAAGATTTTATTAATCAGCAGTCAGGGGCGAATATGGTGCCTGATTTTGAGTTTGCCACATGGCCGCTGCAAGCTACTGAGGCGAAAGCATGGGCAGCCGATAAATCAGCGGTGACGCCAATTTTAGACGGCATAGCCGCCGCCCGGGGCATGGAGCCTGACAAGCTAAAAGCCGCCGCCTTGCGCAAAGCCTTGGCGTATTCCGCACTGTCCGCCCATGTTGCCGGACAACGACAAGCCTTGCAAAGCAAGATTGAGGCGGCCAAAACTCAGGCGGCGCTGGATAAGATTGTGATTGCGTTTACTGCGCCGGAGGCCGTCTGATGGTAAAAGTCTATTTGGCCTTATATAAAGGCCGCAAATCAGGTCGTACCCCTAAGGCGTTGGCCATGCGCTTTACGGATTGGATGGTTCGCAAAGCCACGCGCGGCATTTATTCACACTGTGAGATTGCCGTGGCCTTGGGGGATGGCGTGTTTGAGTGCTACTCATCAAGCCTGCGTGATGGAGGTGTGCGCTGCAAAACCATGCGCTTGCCGTCGGATAAGTGGGATTTAATTGAGCTGCCAGCAACAGACGTGTTAACTGCCAAATTGCAGATGATTTGGCTGATGACACAAGGCAAGTCGTACGATGTGCTCGGCTCACTTGGTGTGGTCTTGCGCGTCGGCAACCGGCCGGATAAGTGGTTTTGCTCGGAGTGGTGCGGGTATGTTTTGGGTTTTGCCGAGCCGTGGCGGCTGTCACCCAATGATTTGGCGGGCATGACGGCAGAAATGTAAAGAAAACGGCTGCGCGGCGGTGTCCTACCACCGTTCTCCGCGCCAGCTTCAGCAGACTTGACCTGCGTTAGCCTTTTTTACCGACCTCGCGAGGTGCGGTGATTTTATCACTAACGACAAGGAATCTGTGAAAAATGAAACATCGTTGCAAAAATTGTTTTAAGTTATTGGCTGTTGGCCGTGGCTGCTTTGAAATCAAGTGCCCGCGCTGCAAATTGCTCAATCAGTTTAAAACTCAATAATTCAATCCTGAGTGCCTTTGAGTACCGATACTTATATATTAGGAGTAATCATGACTCAAAAGCCTCTGCCAATTGTTCCCTGGATGGGTGGTAAACGCCGTTTGGCCAAACACCTGATTCCGATGTTTCCCGAGCATACCTGCTACGTTGAGCTCTTCGCCGGTGGTGCGGCACTATTCTTCATGCGGCCGCAACCGGCCAAGTGCGAAGTGCTCAACGATATCAACGGTCAGCTCATCAACCTATACCGCGTGGTGCAGCACCATTTTGACGAGTTTGTGCGCCAATTTGAGTGGACATTGACCAGCCGCGAAGAAGCCCGTCTGCAATCTACACCGCCCGATGTGATGACCGATATCCAGCGAGCCGCTCGCTTCTTTTATCTGCAACACACCGCATTTGGTGGAAAAACCGTCGACCAACATTTCGGCACAGCCACCACCGGCCGAGGCTTTACTGCCGCCGATATCGCCGACCGCCTAAAAGCCGCGCAGCAACGGCTCAATGGCGTGTTTGTCGAAAACGAGCCTTGGGAAAAGTGTTTCAAACGCTACGACCGCGAACACACCTTTTTCTACGCTGACCCACCATATTGGCAAACCGCCGGTTATGACCGTGCCTTTGATTGGACGCAGTATCAGCTACTGGCCAAGATGATGGCCGAGAGTAAAGGCAAGGTTATGCTTTCGATCAACGACCACCCAGACATTCGGGAGCTATTTAAAGATTTCCGCATGACACGTTTAGAGCTGGCCTATTCAGTAGGCCGTGATAAAACGCAAAAGACCAGCGGTGAGCTGGTCATCTGCAACTATTAAAATTGTCCAAGCAAGAGCGGCATCTTACCCTCTTGCTTGCTGTTCCAAATCTGTCCACATTTTAGGAGCAGACGACATCGCGCGGAAAGTGGCAATTGCCCCATCGGTCAGGTATTCGATATCTTGCTTTATTTTACCGGCTTCGGCAAATTCAATCATTTCAATCACAAAAAGACCACCATCGTCACTATTTAAAAAATCA
The nucleotide sequence above comes from Neisseria animalis. Encoded proteins:
- a CDS encoding phage tail protein, with amino-acid sequence MAKLKYALIIAQDPRFTRLANLSLGYRKLALTKLMPRLLEQVDNNHLELLAESRSMVGSDGYWLAKDNKTRRKLIKDAVFLHRRKGTPWAVREICRRLGFGEIKLIEGLGGQIYDGSINHKGIYMYGDHRLWAHYSIIFNRPITNTEASLLRETLPAFAPARCVLVRLDYQDTPLYYNGKVDFDGDYNFGVA
- a CDS encoding phage tail protein — protein: MMYLIFNSAGHLEQIRADQPVKLSPGFFLLEADIPKGYAWSDGKVIYDMDSPPPNLNYQVVDGQWAINTVGATAMLESFKSDKIVVLNAAAQDFINQQSGANMVPDFEFATWPLQATEAKAWAADKSAVTPILDGIAAARGMEPDKLKAAALRKALAYSALSAHVAGQRQALQSKIEAAKTQAALDKIVIAFTAPEAV
- a CDS encoding Com family DNA-binding transcriptional regulator; the protein is MKHRCKNCFKLLAVGRGCFEIKCPRCKLLNQFKTQ
- a CDS encoding DNA adenine methylase, coding for MTQKPLPIVPWMGGKRRLAKHLIPMFPEHTCYVELFAGGAALFFMRPQPAKCEVLNDINGQLINLYRVVQHHFDEFVRQFEWTLTSREEARLQSTPPDVMTDIQRAARFFYLQHTAFGGKTVDQHFGTATTGRGFTAADIADRLKAAQQRLNGVFVENEPWEKCFKRYDREHTFFYADPPYWQTAGYDRAFDWTQYQLLAKMMAESKGKVMLSINDHPDIRELFKDFRMTRLELAYSVGRDKTQKTSGELVICNY